Proteins encoded within one genomic window of Synechococcus sp. PCC 7335:
- the prmC gene encoding peptide chain release factor N(5)-glutamine methyltransferase produces MSTAVPGQALYQWRQWAIQLAKKSNIDLGEVDWFLQGLSQLTGLSLQLGDYQNQPGVLLSVPLRELTERWQRRIDQNVPVQYLVGETPWRNFLLTVTPDVLIPRPETELMIDIAAELVANRPNAKQEHVGNWADLGTGSGAIALGLAYTLPNARVHAVDISDAAVKIARLNAEKHSLAHRITFFQGSWLSPLGHLQGQLTGIVSNPPYIPSQLVLTLQPEVANHEPHLALDGGLDGLSCIRHLISEGATYLQPGGLWLTELMMGQATTVADLLSQQGAYTDVTIHQDLSGIDRFVSARKAL; encoded by the coding sequence ATGTCTACTGCTGTACCTGGGCAAGCTTTGTATCAATGGCGGCAGTGGGCTATCCAGCTTGCTAAAAAAAGCAATATCGATCTAGGCGAAGTCGATTGGTTTTTGCAAGGGCTCAGCCAGCTTACAGGTCTGTCTCTGCAGCTAGGCGACTACCAAAACCAGCCTGGCGTTCTACTAAGCGTACCGCTACGTGAATTAACCGAAAGATGGCAACGTCGCATAGATCAAAATGTGCCTGTTCAATATCTGGTTGGTGAAACCCCCTGGCGGAACTTTTTGCTTACCGTGACACCAGATGTGCTGATTCCACGTCCAGAAACTGAGCTAATGATCGATATTGCCGCTGAGCTAGTCGCCAATCGTCCGAACGCAAAGCAGGAACACGTAGGTAACTGGGCTGATCTGGGTACAGGCAGCGGGGCGATCGCACTCGGTTTAGCATATACCTTGCCAAATGCTCGGGTTCACGCTGTCGATATTAGCGATGCGGCGGTCAAAATAGCTCGGCTCAACGCCGAAAAACATTCTCTCGCCCACCGTATTACCTTCTTTCAAGGCAGTTGGCTATCGCCCCTTGGACATCTTCAGGGACAGCTCACCGGCATCGTCTCAAATCCACCCTATATTCCTAGTCAGCTTGTGCTTACCCTTCAGCCTGAAGTGGCTAACCACGAACCACACCTAGCGCTAGACGGCGGGTTAGACGGACTAAGCTGTATCCGCCATCTTATCTCTGAGGGGGCTACCTATCTACAGCCTGGTGGTCTTTGGCTAACTGAACTGATGATGGGGCAAGCAACAACAGTAGCCGATCTCCTGAGTCAGCAGGGTGCATACACTGATGTCACCATCCACCAAGACCTCTCCGGGATAGACAGATTTGTCTCTGCTCGCAAAGCTCTATAA
- a CDS encoding prepilin-type N-terminal cleavage/methylation domain-containing protein produces the protein MKHQQIDTADSTAGFTLIEVFVVVAIVGILSTIAAPSWFSFLEGNRLTTSRDQIHSAIRQAQIIAQSRGLTWQFSIRERNDFVEWAVHQPVAIDEAQWEVSDSASVQIDDETSFASSGDVRYVRFDEDGNVERLGRITLSSEQAPTIKRCVIVSTLIGAMRKSKEQSVPNTGGNTCY, from the coding sequence ATGAAACATCAACAGATAGATACTGCTGATAGTACGGCTGGCTTTACGCTGATTGAAGTTTTTGTTGTGGTTGCTATTGTTGGAATATTAAGCACGATTGCAGCCCCTAGCTGGTTCAGCTTTTTGGAGGGAAATCGGCTAACTACTAGCAGAGACCAAATACACTCAGCTATTCGACAGGCTCAAATAATTGCCCAAAGTCGAGGGCTTACCTGGCAGTTTAGTATACGAGAACGAAATGATTTTGTAGAATGGGCTGTGCATCAACCTGTTGCGATAGACGAAGCACAGTGGGAAGTCTCAGACTCTGCGTCTGTACAAATAGATGATGAAACAAGCTTTGCAAGCTCAGGCGACGTGCGCTACGTTCGCTTTGATGAAGATGGTAATGTAGAGAGATTAGGACGTATCACACTTTCAAGTGAACAAGCGCCAACTATCAAACGCTGTGTGATTGTATCCACTCTGATCGGGGCCATGCGCAAATCTAAAGAGCAATCGGTTCCAAATACGGGTGGGAATACATGCTACTAA
- a CDS encoding PilW family protein: MQHCKRILSRWLSPKKRKLSLGFTLMELLITMVVSSIITSGLLYLVMEIMQVDRREASLDQVQQDMQRAIDYIRDDLQQALYVYSDPADVERIETSLQDDRNFPDRAEDTTVLVFWRVDPIEDNLPTVCVDGHRNFDDSDPNFAQCQSLRVRQASYTLVAYVQRTNDGNRNWPGQSRLIRYELSKYRGNTANMVIREGYRDPANLGDSESSFEDWTPDLTRGNPSGSSAALVDFVDNPTATLNRSPLSDPTEPCSTYGTDASGNSLYQVMPSAATTTDHTSFFACVRSPDTDSEERTNQDVYVFLRGNAYDAQPGAINMANSESALPILETRVLVRGVVDKRI; this comes from the coding sequence ATGCAACACTGCAAACGCATACTTTCACGATGGCTGTCTCCTAAGAAACGCAAATTGTCGTTAGGTTTCACCCTAATGGAATTGCTAATAACAATGGTCGTATCAAGTATTATCACCTCTGGACTGTTGTACTTAGTGATGGAGATCATGCAGGTAGATCGGCGCGAGGCCTCTCTAGACCAGGTGCAGCAAGACATGCAAAGAGCTATTGACTATATAAGAGATGACTTACAACAAGCTCTATATGTCTATTCTGATCCAGCGGACGTAGAGCGCATAGAAACTTCGCTACAAGACGATCGTAATTTTCCTGATAGAGCAGAAGATACTACAGTCCTGGTTTTTTGGCGAGTTGATCCGATTGAAGATAATCTCCCTACTGTTTGTGTTGATGGGCACAGAAATTTTGATGATAGCGATCCCAACTTTGCACAGTGTCAGAGTTTGAGAGTTCGACAAGCCTCCTACACTCTGGTTGCATACGTTCAGCGTACTAATGATGGTAATCGCAATTGGCCAGGTCAGTCGCGCTTAATCCGATACGAGCTTTCAAAATATAGAGGCAATACAGCCAATATGGTGATCAGAGAAGGCTATCGCGATCCTGCCAATTTGGGTGATAGCGAGTCCTCTTTTGAGGATTGGACGCCCGATCTTACTCGTGGAAATCCCTCTGGCAGCTCAGCGGCGCTAGTTGATTTTGTGGACAATCCAACCGCAACTTTAAATCGCTCACCGCTGTCTGATCCGACTGAACCCTGTAGCACCTACGGCACAGACGCTTCAGGAAATTCTCTATACCAGGTGATGCCCAGCGCAGCAACGACAACAGACCATACCAGTTTCTTTGCCTGCGTGCGAAGCCCCGACACAGATAGTGAAGAACGTACTAATCAGGATGTTTATGTCTTCTTGAGAGGAAATGCCTACGACGCACAACCTGGGGCTATCAATATGGCCAATAGTGAAAGTGCATTGCCAATTCTAGAAACTAGGGTGCTGGTAAGAGGGGTCGTTGATAAAAGAATTTGA
- a CDS encoding prepilin-type N-terminal cleavage/methylation domain-containing protein yields MSGLTLIECLVAIAVIGMTTAAIGPMMVFSVATRIQNQRTEQALQLAQAEIDRVRLVVELGGDYQNDLAAIPLPVTTETSIIREVSAPTTFEASTSDITDVTDARLVDIDGDGDDDYAIQLFRTEGVSVDSTPVIFDVGARVYDARRAAANLSEGLATDTAGLTFTSGEGQTGTRPLAVIYSQISQGDREASLCQQWELLSAAGSAPSSMVCPD; encoded by the coding sequence ATGTCCGGGTTGACTTTGATCGAGTGCTTAGTAGCGATCGCAGTCATTGGGATGACTACCGCCGCAATCGGACCGATGATGGTCTTCTCAGTGGCCACTAGGATCCAAAATCAAAGAACAGAGCAGGCGTTGCAGCTTGCACAAGCAGAGATTGATAGAGTCCGCCTAGTTGTAGAGCTAGGCGGAGACTACCAAAACGATCTTGCCGCAATTCCTCTACCCGTCACCACAGAGACAAGCATTATTCGCGAGGTCTCAGCGCCGACCACTTTTGAAGCTTCAACGAGTGACATCACGGATGTGACGGATGCTCGTTTAGTAGATATTGATGGAGATGGGGATGATGACTATGCTATTCAGCTATTTCGCACCGAGGGCGTCAGCGTTGACAGTACGCCCGTAATATTCGATGTAGGCGCTAGAGTATACGATGCAAGACGCGCTGCGGCTAATTTGTCAGAAGGGTTAGCTACAGATACCGCTGGTTTGACATTTACGAGTGGAGAGGGCCAAACCGGAACTCGACCTTTGGCGGTGATATATAGCCAGATCTCTCAAGGCGATAGAGAAGCCTCTTTATGTCAACAGTGGGAATTGCTAAGCGCTGCTGGTTCCGCGCCTTCTAGCATGGTATGCCCTGACTGA
- the hpsA gene encoding hormogonium polysaccharide biosynthesis protein HpsA — MSAKKQTRNRTRPLHSSDFQRLSRRFMSGFLRSLFLFNKSARYSRAGFVLPTTVLLLLIMTLTVGALSYRTASRTQSAYLTREQQVIDNVATPAIDRAKAKLEYLFGRDTRFPSSSTPSSDLLVALMANVTDSSLGVTALVDDPYELPGEERIDINGDDTVDNAWMFTFDLNGDGIEDQNEIVAYSILMDDAVDVNSTPNDREDDIKIEDVLSPAKANALVTRNGPLNAEQAPETCGGSRVANQGWYQVSSALLEKNFQVTAYVSNGKDLGRANSALELQQVRRASKGNRWGAWFKYDLEIFPGPEFNLNGAMHTDGNLMVDGRARLHMVSSHNSCLYTQDASAITLAEVDNDGDGIVEPTSGDFEGQLIVGNSTSNRIRRRNNPRIHIYDGVGNSPLTRGEDANLTVNTDSVDAGRNVSPLNIALNPLALFTRNVSEHRNTDTWTRDPDWERRKFFTRGRITNENQNPPYLDDFYRADNRYGPRPSYSDVNWVNDTDDGTITTTRTSPSYDKKLGETILASDPNGENLIDETSGLDGYWERQAGVHGLRLVVGQRLELGNHYGWQSNSDPLYPPNSTTISNLQRQRRTLRDNLAAVQGMVVYHYESDSGSYPLACYAATSHPGTFETLQNSRDFQEVTFKDSSNNDVSFISNFLIGKGTNGWEYDFPLQFRASGGTNDSFGAALADNKPLGIALRNLAYLAGDPKGGSPSFPPVQDSTVHPFPQMAMWGDYSMLRRIFTDFLDNKTNWKSSLSAMSDRYDALSPADKSSLHSAACTMGLLANSLTSLNQLDWDATVNAGTFSGISNQGQVMTKVGKPVWNAFGITNSGPGSGSFAEKYCKPISGVFANSVSNSGRGNGNGNGRGNGNGNGNGNGRGNGNNGGGGNGNNGGGGNGNGNNGGGGNGNGGGGGGGNKNNYDCTGANLSPEEIIARAALSPGAIEFIENLSSFTQIDRDRTYGFQGSPSSTSFSSFEVSIGNDNYTFNFPDDCHPDNAAGSIASLFSGRGNGLNDEKAGVALVCATTPKYPALHYLFPIENHDQNDDQPAAEEYIASTYIFDDRDDNSPGNDTGVNREVTYRVVGDDDLDGLEESSEQGMSAIAFDHRSANSWKLPRNDTGTSSGGGVNPETMQIVDTDGTLVDVSLLEKGMYNGREEMTVRVLDIDLGRLTQATNPDGSDYWVSDGEDSYSGIIYAAREDAAREDSIVRPAAGNWEDCDELSNIANFTRNSMSASCRMDVSSATPTDPPLTKRDDGSDVGISIKPINYATDPDRRPYGFRLNADLNNNKGDISDNKKRKKGVSFVTDNAAYIKGNFNPHSTDGDDSIEEFTQTLFVPNSRVDFYDGRTVAGRNLDKFAVASIDRWRVAEVLADAVTILSDSFVDGSIEEGFINDRDERSSNFNNSRTSFHNQQRPLRSNNRDKWAGADGWVREDSNTPHDTGAPVWVGRNGESRTADNLIEEATDNNDFVIRKNASGLNSMLIDENTPHRVNATMISGLVPSREGQSYGGLHNFPRFIQDWNTNLFIQGAFLQLNFSTASTAPFSISAWEPGEYSNSTRDIIPYYGPPERSWGYDVALQYAPAGPIAQRFVTIERPRSEHYRELPIDDPYVEGLRCAKMPDGTTLVFSDETTNCPP, encoded by the coding sequence ATGTCCGCCAAGAAGCAGACTCGAAATAGAACTCGCCCTCTGCACAGCTCAGACTTTCAGCGGCTTTCTCGTCGATTTATGAGCGGATTCTTGAGAAGTCTCTTTCTTTTCAACAAGTCTGCTCGCTATAGCCGCGCTGGGTTTGTACTCCCGACGACAGTGCTGTTGCTGCTGATAATGACACTAACGGTAGGAGCACTCAGCTATCGAACGGCTAGCCGCACACAATCAGCGTACTTAACGCGAGAGCAGCAGGTCATCGATAATGTTGCTACCCCTGCGATTGATCGGGCAAAAGCAAAACTAGAATATCTGTTTGGCCGGGATACGCGCTTTCCTAGTTCTTCAACGCCCTCTAGCGATCTGTTAGTCGCACTGATGGCAAACGTAACTGATTCGTCTTTAGGCGTCACCGCACTTGTCGATGATCCTTACGAATTGCCTGGAGAAGAAAGAATTGACATCAACGGGGACGATACTGTTGATAACGCCTGGATGTTTACCTTTGACCTCAACGGTGATGGCATTGAAGACCAAAACGAGATTGTAGCCTATTCCATTTTGATGGACGATGCTGTCGACGTAAATAGTACTCCTAATGATCGCGAAGACGATATCAAAATCGAAGACGTGTTGAGCCCGGCCAAGGCAAATGCTCTAGTCACTCGTAATGGCCCGCTCAATGCTGAACAAGCCCCAGAAACTTGCGGTGGTTCAAGGGTTGCGAATCAAGGATGGTATCAAGTTAGTTCAGCATTGCTGGAGAAAAACTTTCAGGTTACTGCCTATGTGAGTAATGGAAAGGACCTTGGCCGGGCGAACAGTGCTTTGGAGCTACAGCAGGTGCGACGAGCCAGTAAAGGGAATCGATGGGGAGCTTGGTTTAAATACGATCTAGAGATATTCCCAGGTCCCGAATTTAACCTCAATGGGGCCATGCATACCGACGGCAATCTGATGGTTGATGGCAGAGCCCGGTTGCACATGGTCAGTTCTCACAATTCATGCCTGTACACCCAAGATGCCTCTGCTATTACTTTGGCAGAAGTAGATAACGACGGGGATGGTATTGTCGAGCCAACTTCGGGAGACTTTGAAGGGCAGCTCATTGTTGGAAATTCAACTTCAAACAGAATCCGTAGGAGAAACAACCCAAGAATTCATATCTACGATGGCGTTGGCAACTCTCCCTTGACTAGGGGTGAGGATGCGAATTTAACAGTAAATACAGACTCTGTAGACGCAGGGAGGAATGTGTCTCCTTTGAACATTGCACTAAACCCGTTAGCGCTATTCACAAGGAATGTTTCTGAGCATCGTAATACCGATACATGGACGAGAGATCCAGACTGGGAAAGGCGAAAATTCTTTACAAGAGGACGAATTACTAACGAAAATCAAAATCCTCCATACCTAGATGATTTCTATCGTGCTGATAATCGCTATGGTCCTCGTCCTTCTTATTCCGATGTGAATTGGGTAAACGACACTGACGATGGCACTATTACAACAACTCGCACCAGTCCAAGCTATGACAAGAAGCTGGGTGAAACGATTCTAGCGAGTGATCCGAACGGTGAAAATCTGATCGACGAAACATCTGGACTAGATGGCTATTGGGAAAGGCAAGCTGGAGTACATGGACTGCGTTTGGTGGTAGGGCAGCGACTGGAGCTAGGTAATCACTATGGCTGGCAGAGTAATAGCGATCCGTTGTATCCGCCGAATAGTACAACTATTTCTAACCTACAGCGCCAGAGACGAACGTTGCGAGACAATTTAGCTGCGGTGCAAGGCATGGTGGTCTATCACTATGAGAGTGATAGTGGAAGTTATCCGTTAGCTTGCTATGCAGCAACCTCTCACCCAGGCACCTTTGAAACCCTTCAAAACAGCCGAGACTTTCAAGAAGTAACATTCAAAGATTCCAGTAATAACGACGTTTCTTTTATTAGTAACTTCTTGATCGGTAAAGGAACAAATGGCTGGGAATACGACTTTCCATTGCAATTTAGAGCCAGCGGGGGAACGAACGATTCTTTTGGTGCTGCACTAGCAGACAACAAGCCACTAGGAATAGCTCTACGTAATCTAGCGTATCTCGCAGGCGATCCTAAGGGTGGTTCTCCTTCATTTCCACCTGTACAGGACAGTACTGTTCACCCTTTTCCGCAGATGGCCATGTGGGGTGACTACTCGATGCTACGCCGTATATTTACCGACTTTTTAGATAATAAAACGAACTGGAAAAGCTCACTATCAGCGATGTCTGATAGATATGATGCGCTAAGCCCTGCAGACAAGTCTTCTTTGCATTCTGCTGCTTGTACGATGGGCTTACTAGCTAATAGTCTTACGAGCCTAAATCAACTGGATTGGGATGCTACTGTCAACGCTGGAACTTTCTCTGGAATTTCCAATCAGGGGCAGGTCATGACAAAAGTAGGAAAACCTGTTTGGAACGCTTTCGGCATCACCAATTCTGGCCCTGGATCAGGTTCCTTTGCGGAAAAATACTGCAAACCGATCTCTGGTGTCTTCGCTAATAGCGTGTCCAATAGCGGTCGCGGTAATGGCAACGGTAACGGTCGCGGCAATGGCAACGGCAATGGTAACGGTAACGGTCGCGGTAATGGCAACAACGGTGGCGGTGGTAATGGCAACAATGGTGGCGGCGGTAACGGTAACGGCAACAATGGTGGCGGCGGTAACGGCAACGGCGGTGGCGGCGGCGGTGGTAATAAAAACAATTATGACTGTACAGGTGCAAACCTGAGCCCAGAAGAAATTATTGCTAGGGCAGCACTAAGTCCAGGTGCAATAGAATTCATTGAGAACCTTTCAAGCTTTACCCAGATAGATAGAGACCGTACTTATGGATTTCAAGGTTCACCATCATCAACGTCATTCTCGTCGTTTGAAGTCTCAATAGGAAACGATAATTACACCTTTAATTTCCCCGATGATTGCCATCCTGATAATGCGGCTGGCAGTATTGCTTCTTTGTTTAGCGGCAGAGGAAACGGGCTCAACGACGAAAAGGCTGGCGTTGCTTTGGTTTGTGCTACAACTCCCAAATATCCTGCGCTTCACTATCTATTTCCAATAGAAAATCACGATCAAAACGATGACCAACCCGCTGCAGAAGAATATATAGCATCTACATACATATTTGATGACAGGGACGATAATAGCCCAGGAAATGATACAGGGGTTAACCGGGAAGTAACCTATCGCGTAGTTGGAGATGATGATTTAGACGGATTAGAAGAATCAAGTGAACAAGGGATGAGTGCGATCGCATTCGACCATCGGTCTGCAAACTCTTGGAAGCTTCCTCGCAACGATACCGGCACATCATCAGGCGGAGGGGTAAATCCTGAGACAATGCAGATCGTCGACACCGACGGCACCTTAGTTGACGTATCACTACTTGAGAAAGGTATGTACAACGGTCGAGAAGAGATGACCGTTCGAGTATTAGATATTGATTTGGGTCGCCTCACGCAAGCGACGAATCCTGATGGTTCTGACTATTGGGTCTCGGATGGTGAAGATTCTTATAGCGGAATTATCTATGCAGCCCGCGAAGATGCAGCTCGCGAGGATTCTATCGTGCGGCCAGCCGCAGGCAACTGGGAAGATTGTGATGAACTATCTAACATCGCAAATTTTACCAGGAACTCGATGTCTGCTAGCTGTAGGATGGATGTCAGCAGCGCTACGCCAACCGATCCGCCGTTGACTAAGCGAGACGATGGCAGCGATGTCGGCATCAGCATCAAACCAATTAACTATGCTACCGATCCTGATCGGCGTCCCTATGGCTTTCGGTTGAATGCAGATCTAAACAATAATAAAGGAGATATCAGCGACAACAAAAAGCGTAAAAAGGGAGTGTCTTTTGTTACGGATAATGCAGCCTATATCAAGGGTAACTTCAATCCGCATTCTACAGATGGTGACGATTCTATCGAAGAGTTTACGCAGACCCTTTTTGTCCCTAACTCCAGAGTCGATTTTTATGACGGGCGAACAGTTGCTGGACGTAATCTAGACAAGTTTGCAGTCGCTAGCATAGATCGCTGGCGAGTAGCAGAGGTTCTTGCAGATGCGGTGACAATCTTGTCCGATAGCTTTGTCGATGGCTCAATAGAAGAAGGCTTCATCAACGACCGGGACGAGAGATCTTCAAATTTCAACAACTCCAGAACGTCTTTTCATAATCAGCAGCGCCCGCTACGAAGCAACAACAGAGATAAGTGGGCCGGAGCAGATGGCTGGGTTAGAGAGGATTCTAATACGCCTCATGACACTGGTGCGCCTGTCTGGGTTGGCAGAAATGGAGAGTCTAGGACAGCCGATAATCTAATTGAAGAAGCTACTGACAACAACGACTTCGTGATACGCAAAAACGCATCAGGACTCAACAGCATGCTGATTGACGAAAACACTCCCCATAGAGTCAACGCAACCATGATCTCTGGGCTTGTCCCTTCTAGAGAGGGGCAGAGCTACGGAGGATTGCATAACTTTCCTCGTTTCATACAAGATTGGAATACAAATCTATTTATACAGGGCGCCTTTCTACAGCTAAATTTCAGTACAGCTTCAACAGCGCCTTTTAGCATCAGCGCGTGGGAACCCGGTGAATATAGCAATAGCACCAGGGATATCATTCCATATTATGGTCCTCCGGAGCGCTCATGGGGTTACGATGTAGCGCTGCAGTACGCACCAGCAGGCCCAATTGCTCAGCGTTTTGTCACTATTGAAAGACCTCGAAGTGAGCACTATCGGGAGCTACCTATAGACGATCCCTATGTCGAGGGATTGCGCTGTGCAAAGATGCCAGATGGAACAACGCTAGTCTTCTCTGATGAGACAACAAATTGCCCTCCATAG
- the rpmB gene encoding 50S ribosomal protein L28 — MSKKCDLTGKKANNAFSVSHSHRRTKRLQEANLQDKRIWWPQGNRFVRLRVSTKALKTLQKKGLDAMAREAGIDLNKY; from the coding sequence ATGTCAAAGAAGTGCGACCTCACTGGCAAGAAAGCCAATAACGCCTTTTCCGTCTCTCACTCTCATCGTCGTACCAAGCGCCTTCAAGAAGCAAACCTTCAAGACAAGCGCATTTGGTGGCCTCAGGGTAATAGATTCGTTCGTCTGCGCGTATCCACCAAAGCACTTAAAACCCTACAGAAAAAAGGTCTAGATGCAATGGCTCGTGAGGCTGGAATCGACTTGAATAAGTACTAG
- the htpG gene encoding molecular chaperone HtpG — MTTVLEQGNISIHTENIFPIIKKWLYSDHEIFLRELVSNGVDAISKLNMLSRSGDYKGETTSEITIAVDKEAKTLSISDSGIGMTGDEIKKYINQVAFSSAEEFISKYKDESDQQIIGHFGLGFYSSFMVADRVDIDTLSWQDDAQPVHWSCDGSTSFELSQSDRTTRGTTITLYLNDDEQEYLEDARIKQLVKTYCDFLPVPISFNGEVINKQEAPWKKSPSDLTDEDYLNLYRYLYPYEEEPLLWVHLNTDYPFVVNGILYFPKLKPDVELNQGQIKLFCNQVFVSDNCEEVIPKFLTPLRGVIDSTDIPLNVSRSFLQADRTVRRISDYVAKKVGDRLKEQYRDDIEKYISIWQDLGTFVKFGSLNDDKFKKQVEKYVIFRSTADLAKADEPKVSVEVDTQAEGDDAWSDVSEKKAVDANGNSYTTIQEYLDRNKEKHENRVYYATDEVSQATYISLLKNQGIEVLFMDSFIDTHFVSFLEREYSDVKFSRVDADLDDTLIDGDKSDDIIDGSTNKTRGEQIKSVFEKALNRPQVTIRTEALKGDESAPPAMVLLPEELRRMQEMSAFIQQQSVQFPEAHTLLVNTAHPLIKNVANLDQGIVQADGSPSPSSQLANLICEQVYDLALMAQKGFDADGMKTFTERSTNLLTKLTER; from the coding sequence ATGACAACGGTTTTGGAACAGGGAAATATTAGTATCCATACCGAAAATATTTTCCCCATCATTAAGAAATGGTTGTATTCCGACCACGAAATCTTTCTAAGAGAGCTAGTTTCCAACGGCGTTGACGCCATCAGTAAGCTGAATATGCTCTCTCGCTCTGGTGATTATAAAGGTGAAACCACTTCAGAGATCACCATTGCTGTTGATAAAGAAGCCAAAACCCTCAGCATCAGTGATAGTGGTATTGGCATGACTGGTGATGAGATCAAGAAGTATATCAATCAAGTTGCTTTCTCTAGTGCTGAAGAGTTTATCAGTAAGTATAAAGATGAGTCTGATCAGCAGATCATTGGCCACTTTGGTCTAGGCTTCTATTCCTCTTTCATGGTCGCTGACCGAGTAGATATCGATACCCTATCTTGGCAGGACGATGCCCAGCCTGTTCACTGGTCTTGCGATGGGAGTACGTCTTTTGAGCTGAGCCAGAGCGATCGCACCACCCGCGGTACCACGATCACGCTCTATCTTAACGACGACGAGCAGGAATACTTAGAAGACGCTCGTATCAAACAGCTCGTCAAAACTTACTGTGACTTCCTACCCGTTCCTATTAGCTTCAATGGCGAAGTCATCAACAAGCAAGAAGCGCCTTGGAAAAAATCTCCAAGCGATCTGACTGACGAAGACTATCTCAATCTCTACCGCTACCTCTATCCCTACGAAGAAGAGCCTTTGCTCTGGGTTCATCTCAACACGGACTATCCCTTTGTCGTGAATGGGATTCTTTACTTCCCTAAGCTCAAGCCAGATGTTGAGCTAAACCAGGGACAGATTAAGCTTTTCTGCAATCAGGTTTTCGTCAGTGATAACTGCGAAGAAGTGATTCCTAAGTTTCTAACGCCGTTACGTGGTGTGATTGATAGCACGGATATTCCGCTGAATGTGTCTCGCAGCTTCTTGCAAGCTGATCGGACCGTGCGGCGAATCTCAGACTATGTTGCTAAGAAGGTGGGTGATCGCCTCAAGGAGCAGTATAGAGACGATATTGAGAAGTACATCAGCATTTGGCAAGACCTAGGCACCTTCGTTAAATTTGGCTCGCTTAATGACGACAAATTCAAAAAGCAAGTTGAGAAGTACGTCATCTTCCGCTCAACTGCAGATCTAGCTAAGGCCGATGAACCGAAAGTCTCTGTAGAAGTAGATACTCAAGCTGAAGGCGATGATGCTTGGTCGGATGTTAGTGAGAAAAAAGCAGTTGATGCTAACGGTAACTCCTATACCACTATCCAGGAATATCTAGATCGCAATAAGGAAAAGCACGAAAATAGAGTCTATTACGCAACTGATGAAGTCTCGCAGGCTACTTATATCAGCCTTTTGAAGAATCAGGGCATAGAAGTGCTGTTTATGGATTCGTTCATTGACACCCACTTTGTCTCTTTTCTAGAGCGAGAGTACTCGGACGTCAAATTCTCTAGAGTAGACGCTGATCTAGACGACACCTTGATTGATGGTGACAAGTCAGATGACATCATTGATGGTTCAACGAATAAAACTCGTGGTGAACAAATCAAGTCGGTTTTCGAAAAGGCGCTAAACCGTCCTCAGGTAACTATTCGCACCGAAGCGCTTAAGGGTGATGAGAGTGCTCCTCCGGCGATGGTCTTGCTTCCTGAAGAGCTTCGTCGTATGCAGGAAATGAGCGCCTTCATCCAGCAGCAAAGCGTCCAGTTCCCGGAGGCTCACACGCTTTTGGTAAATACTGCTCATCCCTTGATCAAAAATGTAGCTAATTTAGACCAAGGCATTGTCCAAGCAGACGGCAGTCCATCGCCCTCTAGTCAGCTCGCTAATTTGATCTGTGAGCAGGTTTACGACCTAGCGCTTATGGCTCAAAAAGGCTTTGACGCGGACGGAATGAAAACCTTTACAGAGCGTTCGACCAACTTATTGACAAAGCTGACCGAGCGATAA